CCAGTGATTGTGCAGCTCGCGGACTGGCCCCCCAATGCACAAAGCGACGGACTTCCTCCGTTGCAAAATCGGTTCCAGGATGAGTCGACAGCACCAGGCGTATCGCATAGTCGCGAATGGGTTCTACGACAACGACTTTCTCCAGCACACTCCTTAATTCAAGGATTTGCTCACTGTTGAGCAGTTTTTTTAACTCCACGGGCTGTTTCAAAATCGTTTGTTGTACAATTGTGTTGAGTTCATTACGATTGGGAAAAGGGACATTCACTTTGAACATAAAGCGGTCTAATTGTGCTTCGGGTAAGGGATAAGTGCCTTCCTGCTCAATCGGGTTCTGAGTGGCCATCACAAAGAATGGCTGATCCAGTCGATACTGTGTCCCGCCGGCTGTAACCGTCCCTTCCTGCATTGTCTCCAGCAGTGCAGATTGGGTTTTAGGAGAAGCGCGGTTGATTTCATCGGCCAGCAGTAATTGGGTGAAAATCGGGCCTTTGCGAAACTCAAACCGATATGTTCCCGTTTCGTCGGTGCTCATGATATTGGTCCCGATAATATCAGCCGGCATTAAGTCAGGCGTAAACTGAATTCGCTGAAAATGCAGGTCCAGCACTTTGGAGAGTGCTTTGACGAGTTCCGTTTTGCCCAGACCGGGAACGCCTTCCAGCAAGACATTGCCGCCACAAAACAACGCGTAGAGCGTTGACTCAACAACACGCTCCTGTCCAATGATCATTCGTGCGATTTCAGACCGCACTTCATTGAACACTTTTTTGAAATGGTCTGCTTCAGCCTGCAATACAGTCGGTTCTTCAGTTGTGTCTGGCTGGTTCATCTTCTTTATCTCCGCAGAAAAAAGTCTATTGTTTTTCGTTGTCTGATTGTCGTTTTCGTTTGAGATCTAGTAAACGCCCGGTTGTTGACACGTTTTCAGGCGAATCAGTCGGTGGAGTTTTAGTCGAGGAATTTCCTGCGTCGGCAGGCTTCGTTTTTTCGGTTTGTTTTTGTTGGGACTGTCGCGAGGACTGCTGTTTCTGTTCTTGCAGTTTGGAAATCGTAGATTGGGGGTTTAGCTGGTTGGCAGTGGTGGAAGCCGTTCCTTTACGGTGATCCAATTCCTCGGTAACCCCCTGTTTCCGTTGCAGGAGCGCCCCCATTGTTGCCGTACTGGCTTGTTTGTCGGAGCCCAATCCAAACCAGCTTCGAATAACATACCAATCCAATTGTACGCGGCGTATTCCCACATCTAGTGGCACTAAGATCGCCAGTACGATCAATAACCAGTCAAATACCGGATTTGAACTTTGTTTGGGATCGCGGCGTCCGTAAATTACTTTAGCTGCGTTCTCTGGATCAAGCCGTTGCCCTCCTGTTCGCTCTGCGATTTCTTCAAGAACAATCGGATTCGAACGAAAGCGGAGAAATTCTGGTGAATAGGGAACGATAAATCCGCCATTCGTATGATCTTCACGATCCCCTGCTTTTCCCACAGCCATTACCTGATAACGTCCCTTGCCCCAGAGAGGAATCGAAGCCTGATACCGACGTGGACTGACCTGTTTCAGCACAACAGTTTCTTCACGATCATGCGGTCCCGAGATTTTGGCAGCGACATTTAGGAACGATTCTTCCGGATGAAAATCCTCAACCATAATAGTGGCATTGTTACCAGAGGTATGGCTCCACATTTTCAAATGTTCCTGGGTTTGCACACGGGAGATCTTAATCATTAACTGCTTGATGAATGCCTGGTAGTGATCCCAGTTCACCCAGTCAGCGCCCCAGTTTGGTGACAAATCAGAAGTAAATGCGGCCGTCGTTCCCAAGCCATAGCGCCAGAAAGCAAGGACGGGGTCAATCTCACCTTCGGCTTCTTTCTTTTCAGGAGCATTTAAAACGCCTTCTGCCCGGGGTTTGATCGTAGCTAACACGTAGCCATGTAACGGTGGTATTTCCTGAATCCCTTTGAGTATCGGGGAGATCATTCCTACCTCGGGAGTGATTGTCTCGTTTTGAATCATACTCCGTTTCAGGGTTTTTGATTCTTTAATGAAGATGGATGGTAATTGATTGGGGTCAGAAGGAAAATAATAACGCCCTCCCGTTGCCCCGGCGATTCCACGCATCGTCGAGATGTCACGTCCCCCATGGGGATAGATCGCAACCATGGATACACTGACTTTGTTATCCTGGAATTTTTTGATAAGCGCGGGAGATGGTGGCTGGGGATCGCCGTCAGATATAATAATCATATGTTTTGTAGAAGCGTCACTTTTGATGAGTCCTTTTAAACCCAGTTCCATGGTATTTGCAAAACTAGGCATGTCCCCGATTTGTGCGCCATTGATCTTGGGGACCATTTTTTCATACTCATCGGCGGGAGTTAGTTCAAACAGCCATTTCTCGCCTCCCATGAAATCATAAATTAAAACGCCGACTTCATCTTGGGCACCTAAAACTTTAATCGCCTGTTTTGTGATGCGTTTCCCCCACGTATTTCCTTCCGGAAACTCACATGTATGCAGAATAATCGCCAGTGCACCTTT
This window of the Gimesia fumaroli genome carries:
- a CDS encoding AAA family ATPase, producing MNQPDTTEEPTVLQAEADHFKKVFNEVRSEIARMIIGQERVVESTLYALFCGGNVLLEGVPGLGKTELVKALSKVLDLHFQRIQFTPDLMPADIIGTNIMSTDETGTYRFEFRKGPIFTQLLLADEINRASPKTQSALLETMQEGTVTAGGTQYRLDQPFFVMATQNPIEQEGTYPLPEAQLDRFMFKVNVPFPNRNELNTIVQQTILKQPVELKKLLNSEQILELRSVLEKVVVVEPIRDYAIRLVLSTHPGTDFATEEVRRFVHWGASPRAAQSLVKAARVRALSEGRAHVAFEDIRYFANEVLQHRVLLNYDGQAENIVVADLIAQICKELPEKE
- a CDS encoding VWA domain-containing protein — its product is MKIKELYHQLVPQPRIAVTWRRAMPLIFFLVLYAVVCISLELSNILLFARPWAFSLILFSVWVWWLSVAGYGGLSKGRALAALISRLVMLGLFVMLIAEPRSVRVRDVISVVYAVDLSDSIGESSVDSALEFVTKTVTEKPQTDEAGLVVFGRNSAVELPPRVSFPFEALNSRIDRDATNLQQTLSLAAAMLPEENRGRIVLISDGTETEGSISQILEELKSRDIAVDVLPIQYEYDKEVWLENLELPRFVKLGENYEAAIVLSSLQDGSGKLVLRENGEPIYEEKVSFKAGKNRYVVPIYLREAGYYEYSATIETKRDDDQIRENNTVLNYIYVAGEGKVLVVTNPGGDDRDWQSLVKAIREGERNVETISAYEFPSDSLSLMPYDAIVFVNVPADAFNVVQLKAVHDSIFNQGIGFMMVGGENSYGPGGYHRTLIEDALPVTMDITKKKVLPKGALAIILHTCEFPEGNTWGKRITKQAIKVLGAQDEVGVLIYDFMGGEKWLFELTPADEYEKMVPKINGAQIGDMPSFANTMELGLKGLIKSDASTKHMIIISDGDPQPPSPALIKKFQDNKVSVSMVAIYPHGGRDISTMRGIAGATGGRYYFPSDPNQLPSIFIKESKTLKRSMIQNETITPEVGMISPILKGIQEIPPLHGYVLATIKPRAEGVLNAPEKKEAEGEIDPVLAFWRYGLGTTAAFTSDLSPNWGADWVNWDHYQAFIKQLMIKISRVQTQEHLKMWSHTSGNNATIMVEDFHPEESFLNVAAKISGPHDREETVVLKQVSPRRYQASIPLWGKGRYQVMAVGKAGDREDHTNGGFIVPYSPEFLRFRSNPIVLEEIAERTGGQRLDPENAAKVIYGRRDPKQSSNPVFDWLLIVLAILVPLDVGIRRVQLDWYVIRSWFGLGSDKQASTATMGALLQRKQGVTEELDHRKGTASTTANQLNPQSTISKLQEQKQQSSRQSQQKQTEKTKPADAGNSSTKTPPTDSPENVSTTGRLLDLKRKRQSDNEKQ